Proteins encoded by one window of Mustela erminea isolate mMusErm1 chromosome 7, mMusErm1.Pri, whole genome shotgun sequence:
- the LOC116596191 gene encoding uncharacterized protein LOC116596191, translating into MSEQGPTFVPCAALGPGRLSPTQSSHLGSVLGAVCTQLPARPLFGSGRRPWLFSAGALHAHHFPTVVRCPRDPLAPPPSPSPVQNHVAVEDLVIQQELVGRQHHVGCMSEATPVLWSGTPATVIRSSSWPLWGVCCPVSVHFESLCSLGFRATLCLLLPPASACPSSALCLRPTAHQQIPAAPRAWIQSGRSCPCPCPCSCPRFLLPWCRQGCGHGLRPHPSLCLPPSGLLSAWQLQWVSGPR; encoded by the exons ATGAGTGAACAGGGCCCTACCTTCGTTC CCTGCGCGGCCCTGGGCCCTGGCCGGCTCTCTCCGACGCAGTCTTCCCACCTGGGGTCCGTCCTCGGAGCCGTCTGCACCCAGCTCCCTGCAAGACCTCTCTTTGGCTCTGGGCGCAGGCCCTGGCTCTTCTCCGCTGGAGCACTCCATGCCCATCACTTCCCCACAGTCGTCCGGTGTCCTAGGGACCCCCTCGCTCCTCCGCCCTCCCCATCACCCGTGCAGAACCACGTTGCTGTTGAGGATTTGGTCATTCAGCAAGAGCTCGTGGGGCGCCAGCACCATGTCGGGTGCATGTCAGAAGCCACACCTGTGCTCTGGTCAGGGACACCAGCCACTGTCATTCGTTCCTCCTCTTGGCCTCTCTGGGGCGTTTGCTGCCCTGTCAGCGTTCACTTTGAATCACTTTGCTCACTTGGCTTCAGGGCgaccctctgcctgctccttccgCCCGcttctgcctgtccctcctctgccctctgtctgCGTCCCACGGCCCATCAGCAAATCCCAGCAGCCCCACGGGCATGGATCCAGTCGGGCcgctcctgtccctgcccctgtccctgctcctgcccccggTTCCTGCTTCCCTGGTGCAGACAAGGCTGTGGCCATGGCCTGCGGCCCCatcccagcctctgcctccctccctccggtctgctctctgcctggcagcTGCAGTGGGTCTCTGGGCCAAGGTGA